The Candidatus Izemoplasmatales bacterium genome includes the window TGGACCACGGTGCCATGCGCGCATGGAAAAAGAAAAAACGCCGCCTGTTGGCGACGTGTTGGTCCGATGGAGCAAGCGAGGGGAATCGAACCCCCATCTTCAGCATGGCAAGCTGACATACTAACCGTTGTACTACACCTGCGTCCTGTCTTTTTACCGCTCTTCTATTTTAACCAATGTGCGGAAAAAAGGCAAGTCCTTTGTAAAAACTTTTTATCGCGCGCGCGAACCGCGGGAATCCCTTCCGGGGCGCGGTCGGGGCGTCCTCAGGAGGCGGCCGCCGCGTCCGGCGTCGCCGCCTTGGGCGCACCTGCGCGCCTCAGCCCGCGGTTTGTGACGGTGAAGCCGCCGATCAGAAGCAGGACGGCGCCGCAGAGGACGAGGATCGTGCCGATCGGGACGGTGTCGGCGATCGGTCCGAAGACGAGCATCCCGATCGGCATCGCCGACCCGGAGAGCATCCCCATCACGCTGAAGACGCGGCCCATGTACTCGTGGTCGACCTTCTCCTGCAGCATCACCATCGCCGGGGTGTTGTAGAAGGGGAGGGCGAGCCCCGTCGCGAGCATGAACCCGAGGTAGATCCAGAAGTTCTCGGAGAGGCCGATCCCGAAGCTCATCGCCGACATCACGCCGAGGGAGACGACCATCGTCGTCATCCGGTTCCTGAAGCCGCCGAGGGCGGCGACGAGGAAGCCGCCCAGGGTCATCCCGGCGGAGAAGGCGATCTCGATCGCCGAGAGCCGCCAGACCTCGTCCCCGAAGGTGCGGACCACCTGCAGGGGGGTGAGGAAGGCGAGCGGTGCGATGAAGAACATCACCGTCGTCGTGAAGACGAAGAACGGAATCAGAAAATGGTGTTCCCTGATGTACTTCAGGCCGAGTTTCATGTCCTTGAGGTAGTCGACCTTGCAGCCGTCGCCGACGCATTCGAGTTTCGGAATCTTCACGAACAGCAAAAGCGTCGCGACCGCGATCGCGGCCGTGGCGAAGTCGAGAGAGAACATCAGTTCGAGCGAGGTGAACTGGAGGAGGGCGGCGCCGGCGATCGGGGCGATGATCATCGTCGCCGACTGGATTCCGCCGGCGACCCCCTGCACCTTCATCAGATGTTCCTGGGGGACCATCTTCGGATAGCTCGCGGAGACCGCCGGGGAATGCACCGCCTGGCCGAACGAGCGCAGGATCGAGACGGCGAAGAGCACCCAGATCTCGCGGTAGCCGAGGGCGAAGACGACGGCGGTGAGGATCGAGACGACCGCGATCGCGGAATCGGCGATCGCGATCATCTTCTTGCGGTCGTAGCGGTCCGCCCACACCCCGGCGAACGGGGCGAGCAGGATCTGGGGGATGAAGCCGCAGAGGATCGAGATCGTCATCATGACGCCCGACTGGGTCGTCAGGGTGATGTGCCAGGTGATGGCGTATTGGACCAGCATCGAGCCGAAGAGCGAGACCGTCTGCCCGACGACGAATAGCGTGATGTTCTTCTTCCAGTCGTTCATGGGGATTGTTTCCTTTCAAGTCGCACAGGTTCTATTATACATAGAAAGCATCCCCGAGGCAACGTTTCGGCCTCGGGGACGCTTGCGTTTCGGTCATTCGTCGAGAAGGAAGTCTTCGACGTTTCGGTGGACGACGCCCCTGCGGCTCATGTCGACGCGATCCATCGAGACGACGACCTTCGGATAATGGTCGTCGATCGCATCGAAAGCCGAGAACTCGCGTTCCCTCGTCGCTTCCGATTCCATCAGGTAAGCGACCTGATAATAGGTCGTCTTGCCGTTCCTCTCGGCGACGAAGTCGATTTCGCGATCGCCGACCTTCCCGACGTACACGCGGTATCCGCGCCGCAGGAGTTCGATGTAGACGATGTTCTCGAGGACCGACTCGATCGCCGCGCCGTTGTTTCCGACGAGCGCTTCCCTGGTGCCGTGGTCGGAGACGTAGTACTTCTCCTCCGTCTTCAGCATCGCCTTGCCGATCAGGTCGCCGCGGGGGACGCGGTGGATGAGGTACGCCGCCTGGGCGATTTCGAGGTAATGGAGGATAGTATCGACCGTCACCGCCAGCCGCTGCGACTTCAGAAACTTGGAGATGGACAGCGCGGAGAAGGTCTTTCCGATGTTGGCGTAGACATAACCGAGCAGTTTATCGAGGACGACGGCATTGCGGATCTGGTGCCTCGACACGATGTCCTGAAGGATCGCGGACCGATAGGAATCGCGCAGGGCCCCCATCGCCGCCTCATAGGAAAAACCGAAGGCTCCGATCGATGGAATCCCCCCGTAGGTGACGTAGTCGCGGAAGGTCGCATCGCGATGGAGCAGGCGGAACTCCGCATAGGAGAAAGGATGGACGAGGATCTCCACGTATCTGCCCGCGAGATACGTGGACAGGTCCGATGAAAGCAGGTCGGCGTTCGATCCCGTGACATACAGGTCGAAACGGCCCATCGCATGGAAACCGTTGACCGCCTTCTCCCATCCCTCGACACGGCCGACCTCGTCGAGGAACAGGTAAAGCGGTGTTCTTCTGCCTTCCGCCCAAACCAGCACGACGCGCGAAAGATCCCGGTAGTCGACGATGTCGAAATGCTCCGGCAATTCGAAGTTTATTTTCAGGATTCGGTCGGGTTCGACGCCGGATCGGACCAGCCTTTCGATGTACAGGTCGAGGAGCGTCGACTTCCCGACGCGGCGCATCCCCGTCAAGACCTTGACGAAGGGCTTGTCGCGGTTCTCGTCGAGTTTCGTCATGTAGTCGGATCGTTCGATCATGGTCATCACCTCGATTTCGATTATAGTCGAAACGGATCGATATGTCAATATATATTTCGATTATAGTCGAAATCGATGTCGCAATCAGGATCGATTTCGATCATGGTCGAAACGCTCACGAACTCCCGTCGTCTGCTTCCTTCCAGGCGTCCCTGAGCCAGTGCGCCGCCATCTTCGGCCGGCGATCGCGCGTGAAGACGCCCTTCCTGTTCCCGTCGAAGCGGGTGATCCCCTGCTTCGTCGCGAAGTCGGCGAAGTTCCAGACGTGCTCGCCGATCATGAACGAGAGCTTCGCAACCGTCTCGTGGTAGATCTTCAGGAACTCGACCTGATATTCTTCAGAGAAGATCGCCGGAGGCAGGGCGTGGTTCCCGGCGATCGTGTCGGCGCCGAACTCGGTGAGGAAGACCGGTTTCCCGAAGGTCTCGTGATATTCGCGGAGTTCGCGTTCGAGCTTCGGGGCGATCGCGTCGAGGTCGCCGACGTCGACGTACCAGCCGACGTAGCGGTTGACGCCGATCACGTCGGCGAACATGGCCGCCTTCGTCTCCCGCGCGCCGACGTTCTCGACGATCATGAGCGGCAGGTCTGTGAGTTCGCGCGCATGCTTGAAGACCGCTTCGAAATACGGTCCGGCGGCGGCCTCGTAGGTCGCCGCCTCGTTCGCGACCGACAGCATGACCACCGACGGATGGTTTTTGTCGCGCGCGACCAGGTCGGTCAACTGCTCCCTGTGGACGGAAAGCGTCCGTCCGTCGACGCCGCCCTCGGCGAAGACGGGGCGGTTCGACCAGTAGTTCATCCCGACCGCGGGGACCTCGTCGATCACGAGGATTCCGAGGCGGTCGGCGAGGTCGAGCATCTCGTCGGAATAGGGATAGTGGCTGGTGCGGAAGGAATTGGCGTTGGTCCATTGCAGGAGCGCGAAGTCCTTCGCGTTCAGGGCGGGGATCGACGCCTTCCCGACGAGCGGGTGGTCCTCGTGCATCCCGAACCCCCTGAAGAAGACGGGTTTGCCGTTCAGAAGGAACCTTCCGTCCTTCACCTCGACGTCGCGGATCCCGAACCGGACCTCGACCTCGTCGGTCGCGGTTTCGAGCCGGAGGGTGTAGAGGTTGCCCCGGCCGAGGTCCCAGAGGATCGGATCGGACAGGACGACGTCGCCGGTGGAACCGTCGCAGCGCGCGACGACGAGCCCCTCGGGGTCGAGGATCGTCGCCCTGGTCTTACCCTCGGCGTCGGAAGCGTAGGTCACGCGGGCGGTCGGACCGTGGCCCTTCGTCGCGACGACGACGTCGTCGATCGCGACCTTCGGGAAGGCGCACAGGAAGACGTCGCGGTGGATGCCGGTGAGGTTCGCGAAGTCGTGGTTGATCCGCTGGTACCGCCGTCCGTCCCGTTCCTCGATTTCGCCGATCGGAAGCGTCGAAAAGTCGAGGCGGTTGTCGAGGACGACCGAGAGGCGGAAGGAACCCGTCAGGGCGAGGTCCTCGGGCAGTCTCACCTCGAAGGGGAGGAAGCCGCCGTCGTGCCTGCCGAGGAGGATGCCCTCGGCGTAGACCTCGGCCCTGTGGGCGGCGGCGCCGAACCAGAGGCGCCACTCGACGTCGGGGATCGCCGGGACGGAGATCCGGCGTTCGTAACAGACCTTCCCGACATGGTCGCGGACCATGGCGTCGGGGAAGACCTCGCCGTAGCTCGAGGGCACGCCGATCGGCGTCGGAAAGGGAAGCGGCGCCTTCGCGTCGTGGTCGTCCGCGACGACCGCGAAATCCCAGATTCCGTTCAGGTTGATCGCGACGCGGCGCTTGTTCGTGGTCGGATGCAGCATGGTCGTTTCCTCCTCATTCATGGAAAAAGGCGCGGTGACCGCGCCTTCTGCGTTCAGATGCGGATGTCGCGGGCGTCGAACTCGGACTCCGTGAGATACTTGAAGCCGTCCTTGCCGGCGTTCTTGACCTCGTACATCACCTTGTCGGCCTTGTGGATCACGTCGTCGCCGCGTTCCGCGCGGACGATTCCGATCGAGACCGAGGGGATCCGCGCCATCCCGGGGATCCGGATCGCGCGGGTCTTCGCGAGGATGTCGGCGGCGATGCCGCGCATCTCCCCCTCGGAGCCGAAGAGCATCCCGATGAACTCGTCGCCGCCGAGGCGGTAGAACAGCGTGTCGTCGTGCTCGTGGGACTTCAGGATGTCCGAAAACGACCGCAGGAAGGCGTCGCCGACGACATGGCCGCAATGGTCGTTCACCGACTTGAAGTCGTCGAGATCAAGGTAGAAGGCGTGGAATCCGGGGTTCCGGTACCGGAGTCCGTAATGATAGTCGAGGGTGTACTTGTTGAAGAGGCCGGTGAGCGAGTCGCGGTGGGAGCGGTCGTGGTTCCGCTCCTCCGCGACCATCGTCGACGTGACGTCGGTGATGAATACCGAGTAGCAATCGGGATGGCGGTACACCGGACTCATGAGGACGTGGATCCAGAAGCGCTTCCCCTCGTGGAGGAGCGGGAAGGTGACGTTCGGTTCGCCGGTGGGGCGGGTCAGTTCGCCGTAGACGTAGTCGTAGTACTCCTTCCGCCCGGCGACGTCGGCGTAGCGGTTGTCGGGGTCGAAGCGTGCGAGGATCTCCTTCATCGCGATCGCGTCGGCGTCGGGAAAGCCGATCAGGGAAAGCGACCCCGAAATCACGCGCAGGCGCATCCGCTCGAGCGGCGCCCGCTCCGCGAACAGGTAGATGCGGTCCGGTCGCCCGAGCAGGATGTCGCCGACGACGTCGATGCCGTGGGTTTTCTTCAGTTCTTCGGATGCCTTCAGAAAACGGTCGTCAAGCAAGCTTTCGACCTCCTTCCTTTCAATTTCCAATCATCATTATAGAACGAAATCGCGAAAACGTCGAAGGTTTTTTCGTGAAAACGCCGGATTCGGCCGCACCGCGGCTCAATCGGCCGGCACCCGCAGGGCGTCGAGACGGTCCTCGAAGACCGCGAGTTCGTCCGTTGCGAGGGGCTCGCCGGTGAGGATGCGCCGGTACAGGTCGGTATAGACCACCTTCACGTCGGTCCACGAGACGAAGGCCGAGACGTCGAGGACGACGATCTCGGCGTCGCTCTGGACCATCGCGATCCCGGCCGCCATGATGCGGTCGGTGTTCGAGTCGCCGAGATGGCCGACGACCTCCGCGATCGGCGAGATCACGCCGCCGAGTTGCGAGCAGTACAGGTAGTTCGTCTCCGGATCGGAGATGAAGCGGAGCCAGGCGCGGGCGGCGTCGGGGTGCGGCGCACCGCCGACGATCCCGAAGGTCCAGGCGCCGGCGATCGACCCGGCGATCCCGGTGGACGAAGCGACCGGCGCCGGTCCGAGGACGTAGGCGAAAGGATCGGCGTCGTAGGCGGCGCCGACCGGACCCATGTGGCCGAAGCTCATCCAGAGGGACCCGGTATCGAGGAGCGCGGTCGGCTGGTTGACGGTCGAGAGGATGTTCTCGGGCAGGATCGCGCCTCCGGCCGCCATCGAGGCGAGGAGGTTCCACGCCTCCGCCGCGTGCGGATCGTCGATCGACGGGAACCCCGCCCCGAAGGCGACGGCCATCCCGCCGAGCGGGTAGAGGAGCTGCGATCCAGAAGCCGACATCGGCACGCCGGCGTGGGGGGATCCCGAACCGTCGCGGATCGCGATCGCCCAGGCGGCGTAGTCCTCCCAGGTGATGCGTTCGATCGCGACGACCTCGTCTTCCTGGTTCCGGACGACCTCGACGGTCGCCGGCATGAAGGGAAGCGCGGCGCGGTTGACGATCGTGAGGTAGACGTCGAAGGAGACGGGCATGAAGTACCTCGCCCCATCCCGCGAGGTGTAGGGGTCGAACATCGTCGTGAAGGTCCGGTCCCGAAGCGTCGCGAGGTATGCGGAGACGTCCTCCATCAGCCCGCGATCGAGGTACGCCTTCATGTTCGCGGTGTCGACCATGACGACGTCGGTGACGACGTCCGAAGCGGCTTCGGCCGCGATCGCGTCGGCCAGATCGGCCGGCAGCGCGTAGGTGAGTTCGACGGTGATGCCGGTCTCGGCCTCGAACAGGCGCACGAACGTGCGGAAGAAGACCTTCTCGGAGGGTTGCTGCAACCCGGAGAGGACCAGGTTCAGGACGGGTTCCGCGGTCGTCGACTGCCGGCACGCGAGCGATGCGAAACCGGACAGAAGGACGACGAGCGCGATCAGGAGGCGTTTCATGAGGCCGCTCCGTCGGCGACGTCCGCGCCGATTTCCCGAAGCGTCGTCCGGAGCGCCGCGACGAACGCGGCCGTCTCGCGGGCGATCGCTTCCGCGTCGTTTCCGTCGATCGCCTTCATGAGCGCGACCGCGGCGTCGTGAACCGCCTTCGCGCCGATGCTTCCGGAACTTCCCTTGATCTTGTGGGCGATCTGCCGCGCGGCCGGGTAGTCCTTCGCGGCGACGGCCTTCGCGAGGTCGGAGGCGGTCTTCTCGTTCTCGCCGCGGAACGCGGCCAGGATCGCCTCGT containing:
- a CDS encoding extracellular solute-binding protein, which produces MKRLLIALVVLLSGFASLACRQSTTAEPVLNLVLSGLQQPSEKVFFRTFVRLFEAETGITVELTYALPADLADAIAAEAASDVVTDVVMVDTANMKAYLDRGLMEDVSAYLATLRDRTFTTMFDPYTSRDGARYFMPVSFDVYLTIVNRAALPFMPATVEVVRNQEDEVVAIERITWEDYAAWAIAIRDGSGSPHAGVPMSASGSQLLYPLGGMAVAFGAGFPSIDDPHAAEAWNLLASMAAGGAILPENILSTVNQPTALLDTGSLWMSFGHMGPVGAAYDADPFAYVLGPAPVASSTGIAGSIAGAWTFGIVGGAPHPDAARAWLRFISDPETNYLYCSQLGGVISPIAEVVGHLGDSNTDRIMAAGIAMVQSDAEIVVLDVSAFVSWTDVKVVYTDLYRRILTGEPLATDELAVFEDRLDALRVPAD
- the uidA gene encoding beta-glucuronidase, which encodes MLHPTTNKRRVAINLNGIWDFAVVADDHDAKAPLPFPTPIGVPSSYGEVFPDAMVRDHVGKVCYERRISVPAIPDVEWRLWFGAAAHRAEVYAEGILLGRHDGGFLPFEVRLPEDLALTGSFRLSVVLDNRLDFSTLPIGEIEERDGRRYQRINHDFANLTGIHRDVFLCAFPKVAIDDVVVATKGHGPTARVTYASDAEGKTRATILDPEGLVVARCDGSTGDVVLSDPILWDLGRGNLYTLRLETATDEVEVRFGIRDVEVKDGRFLLNGKPVFFRGFGMHEDHPLVGKASIPALNAKDFALLQWTNANSFRTSHYPYSDEMLDLADRLGILVIDEVPAVGMNYWSNRPVFAEGGVDGRTLSVHREQLTDLVARDKNHPSVVMLSVANEAATYEAAAGPYFEAVFKHARELTDLPLMIVENVGARETKAAMFADVIGVNRYVGWYVDVGDLDAIAPKLERELREYHETFGKPVFLTEFGADTIAGNHALPPAIFSEEYQVEFLKIYHETVAKLSFMIGEHVWNFADFATKQGITRFDGNRKGVFTRDRRPKMAAHWLRDAWKEADDGSS
- a CDS encoding GGDEF domain-containing protein, coding for MLDDRFLKASEELKKTHGIDVVGDILLGRPDRIYLFAERAPLERMRLRVISGSLSLIGFPDADAIAMKEILARFDPDNRYADVAGRKEYYDYVYGELTRPTGEPNVTFPLLHEGKRFWIHVLMSPVYRHPDCYSVFITDVTSTMVAEERNHDRSHRDSLTGLFNKYTLDYHYGLRYRNPGFHAFYLDLDDFKSVNDHCGHVVGDAFLRSFSDILKSHEHDDTLFYRLGGDEFIGMLFGSEGEMRGIAADILAKTRAIRIPGMARIPSVSIGIVRAERGDDVIHKADKVMYEVKNAGKDGFKYLTESEFDARDIRI
- a CDS encoding ATP-binding protein — translated: MIERSDYMTKLDENRDKPFVKVLTGMRRVGKSTLLDLYIERLVRSGVEPDRILKINFELPEHFDIVDYRDLSRVVLVWAEGRRTPLYLFLDEVGRVEGWEKAVNGFHAMGRFDLYVTGSNADLLSSDLSTYLAGRYVEILVHPFSYAEFRLLHRDATFRDYVTYGGIPSIGAFGFSYEAAMGALRDSYRSAILQDIVSRHQIRNAVVLDKLLGYVYANIGKTFSALSISKFLKSQRLAVTVDTILHYLEIAQAAYLIHRVPRGDLIGKAMLKTEEKYYVSDHGTREALVGNNGAAIESVLENIVYIELLRRGYRVYVGKVGDREIDFVAERNGKTTYYQVAYLMESEATREREFSAFDAIDDHYPKVVVSMDRVDMSRRGVVHRNVEDFLLDE
- a CDS encoding MFS transporter, producing MNDWKKNITLFVVGQTVSLFGSMLVQYAITWHITLTTQSGVMMTISILCGFIPQILLAPFAGVWADRYDRKKMIAIADSAIAVVSILTAVVFALGYREIWVLFAVSILRSFGQAVHSPAVSASYPKMVPQEHLMKVQGVAGGIQSATMIIAPIAGAALLQFTSLELMFSLDFATAAIAVATLLLFVKIPKLECVGDGCKVDYLKDMKLGLKYIREHHFLIPFFVFTTTVMFFIAPLAFLTPLQVVRTFGDEVWRLSAIEIAFSAGMTLGGFLVAALGGFRNRMTTMVVSLGVMSAMSFGIGLSENFWIYLGFMLATGLALPFYNTPAMVMLQEKVDHEYMGRVFSVMGMLSGSAMPIGMLVFGPIADTVPIGTILVLCGAVLLLIGGFTVTNRGLRRAGAPKAATPDAAAAS